The Rhopalosiphum maidis isolate BTI-1 chromosome 1, ASM367621v3, whole genome shotgun sequence genome has a segment encoding these proteins:
- the LOC113549785 gene encoding uncharacterized protein LOC113549785 encodes MSFKSVLNNLNKGFLIFGIGCTNYGQRYFKTNGMFHFLRFLLVSVGIHQFYRFNKWLSIIDQEVNEVTSLVIITCYEFMFIGTFIAIVWRIFYDKKLSIILTKIEKIHEKLIRLNVARPMKTIMNWFFIIGITLHVIANITIILLWIKIDNTNLSVTDMLSWMCLVVSGCSSFYEYILLILYIRWMVYMANENISERKSCFITFRDMYLEVIECLNDVNNSIYGLPVILAYITGNICDIIITIYSDMLFPRDYSKNDGYYSAFAIIELLLKTANVIILYGVGHITEKEVNRISFVLHQRSVIERNPRIKRQIKIFILRRLHEFYRFELYGICQINLRKLLSLVNKTFAYLLIQIMFKLNKK; translated from the exons atgagttttaaatcagtattaaataatttgaataaaggTTTTTTGATATTCGGTATTGGTTGTACTAACTACGGCCAAAGATATTTTAAGACGAATGGgatgtttcattttttacgATTTCTATTAGTTTCTGTTGGTATCCATCAATTTTACCGATTCAACAAATGG ctatCAATAATTGATCAGGAAGTAAACGAAGTAACGTCGCTAGTAATTATCACCTGTTATGAGTTTATGTTTATTGGAACATTTATAGCAATTGTATGGCGaatattttacgataaaaaaCTATCTATCATAttgacaaaaattgaaaaaattcacGAAAAGTTGATTCGCTTGAATGTGGCACGCccaatgaaaacaataatgaattGGTTTTTCATTATTGGAATTACTTTACATGTTATagcaaatataacaattatattattatggataaaaattgataacacAAATTTATCAGTAACTGATatg CTTTCTTGGATGTGTTTGGTTGTTAGTGGATGCAGTTCATTTTATGAATACATacttctaatattatacatacggtGGATGGTGTACATGGCAAATGAAAACATTTCGGAAAGAAAATCATGCTTTATTACATTCAGAGATATGTATTTGGAAGTTATTGAATGTTTAAACGATGTCAATAATTCGATTTATGGTTTACCGGTCATTTTAGCATATATTACAGGAAATAtttgtgatataattataacgattTACAGTGATATGTTATTCCCCAGGGACTATAGTAAAAACGATGGTTATTATTCTGCATTtgctattattgaattattattaaaaacggctaatgttataatattatacggagTTGGTCACATAACAGAAAAagag gtTAACCGAATAAGTTTTGTCTTACATCAACGGTCCGTGATAGAAAGAAACCCTAGAATAAAACGTCag atcaagatttttatattacgaagATTGCACGAATTCTATCGTTTTGAGCTGTATGGAATATGTCAAATTAATCTAAGAAAACTTCTTAGTTTagtaaacaaaacatttgcttacttattaattcaaattatgtttaaattaaataaaaaataa
- the LOC113551697 gene encoding uncharacterized protein LOC113551697, giving the protein MQVYLNRLISQSLKARTVKRSRHYIAPLSSLIECIKRRPNALVQHNTFFVQFYSLFSLYSTKTNQKPKMGAEKVTMNIVVVGQVQSAKAVKSVAKATPATSQLMNC; this is encoded by the exons ATGCAAGTTTATCTTAACCGACTAATCAGCCAATCGCTGAAAGCGCGCACTGTGAAACGATCACGCCACTATATAGCCCCACTTTCGTCGTTAATCGAGTGTATAAAAAGGCGTCCGAATGCTTTAGTCCaacataacacattttttgtgCAATTCTATTCATTG ttttcaCTTTATTCAACAAAAACCAACCAAAAACCAAAAATGGGCGCTGAAAAAGTAACCATGAACATCGTTGTCGTAGGACAAGTCCAATCTGCCAAGGCTGTCAAATCCGTCGCCAAGGCCACACCAGCCACCAGCCAATTGATG AACTGTTAA
- the LOC113551618 gene encoding uncharacterized protein LOC113551618 — protein sequence MLDTTSVVLISCFELIYIGQVISHVWRLFIDNKLFVVLSKLETIHEILIQLNVVRPMKVKMNWLFIIGIILNCIGFNIHLVVTIKRNYFQVVQSLLTPVNMVAASFCQCFAFYEYILLILYIQWMVYMINEQILEKGSSVCTLRDMHLEVVECLKDINRSIYGLSAVVSFIASNICQIILTLYYHVIFSRNIYIEGEFLYAIISILTRLINIMVLYGIGHATEKEINRMSLVLHKRSIIENNPRIKRQIKFFILRRLHEYYHFELYGICQINPRQLLILSNKAFAYLVIQTLFKLNKK from the exons ATGTTAGATACTACGTCAGTAGTTCTGATCAgttgttttgaattaatatacattggaCAAGTCATTTCCCACGTGTGGcgcttatttattgataataaactgTTTGTGGTTTTGTCTAAACTAGAAACGATTCACGAAATATTGATACAACTAAATGTGGTCAGACCAATGaaagtaaaaatgaattggCTTTTCATTattggaattattttaaattgtataggaTTCAATATACATTTGGTCGTAACTATTAaacgaaattattttcaagtcGTACAATCATTGTTAACCCcg GTCAATATGGTCGCCGCAAGTTTTTGTCAATGCTTtgcattttatgaatatatactactgatattatacatacagtgGATGGTATACAtgataaatgaacaaattCTGGAAAAAGGGTCAAGTGTATGTACATTAAGGGATATGCATTTGGAAGTTGTTGAATGcttaaaagatataaatagATCTATATACGGTTTATCAGCTGTAGTGAGTTTTATCGCGTCAAACATCTGTCAAATCATATTAACACTTTATTATCATGTAATATTTTCGAGAAACATTTACATCGAAGGTGAGTTTTTATATGCCATCATATCAATATTGACAAGGCTTatcaatattatggtattatatggAATTGGTCATGCCACAGAAAAAgag ATAAATCGTATGAGTCTTGTCTTACATAAACGATCCATTATAGAAAACAATCCTCGAATAAAACGTCAG ataaaattttttatactacgaaGATTGCACGAATACTATCACTTTGAGCTATATGGAATATGTCAGATTAATCCAAGACAACtacttattttatcaaacaaagcTTTTGCATACTTAGTGATTCAAACTctgttcaaattaaataaaaaataa